A part of Anabas testudineus chromosome 9, fAnaTes1.2, whole genome shotgun sequence genomic DNA contains:
- the LOC113151229 gene encoding complexin-2, with the protein MDFVMKQALGGATKDMGKMLGGEEEKDPDAAKKEEERQEALRQQEEERKAKHARMEAEREKVRQTIRDKYGLKKKEEKEAEEKAAMEQACEGSLTRPKKAIPRGCGDDDEEDEESILDTVLKFLPGPLQDMFKK; encoded by the exons ATGGATTTTGTAATGAAACAAGCTTTAGGTG GGGCCACCAAAGACATGGGTAAGATGCTGggtggggaggaggagaaggaccCAGATGCAGctaagaaggaggaggagcggCAGGAGGCGCtgaggcagcaggaggaggaaaggaaggCTAAACACGCCCGcatggaggcagagagggaaaaagTACGGCAGACCATCAGGGACAAG TACGGGCtcaagaagaaggaggagaaagaggcgGAGGAGAAAGCAGCCATGGAGCAGGCCTGCGAGGGGTCACTGACCCGTCCCAAGAAGGCGATCCCCAGGGGCTGCGGAGATGACGATGAAGAGGACGAGGAGAGCATCCTCGACACTGTCCTCAAGTTTCTGCCCGGACCTCTACAGGACATGTtcaagaagtaa